A genomic region of Sulfobacillus acidophilus DSM 10332 contains the following coding sequences:
- a CDS encoding tRNA/rRNA methyltransferase (SpoU) (PFAM: SpoU rRNA Methylase family; RNA 2'-O ribose methyltransferase substrate binding~COGs: COG0566 rRNA methylase~InterPro IPR013123:IPR001537~KEGG: tmr:Tmar_0831 tRNA/rRNA methyltransferase (SpoU)~PFAM: tRNA/rRNA methyltransferase, SpoU; RNA 2-O ribose methyltransferase, substrate binding~SPTR: tRNA/rRNA methyltransferase (SpoU)), translating into MVVQPLDSAENKLIRQIKRFATSHHARVKNQRTVVEGGRLIEEALGAGFRPHVVVYSPRWVAKPDGRAMIQRLEAAGARPLYITDRLLDSLSSLEAPPGVMAVVDLPPWRSLDEVLDPDPVPWLMVADAIQDPGNLGTLVRAALAAGARTVAVTPGTVEPFNPKTIRASAGAIFRLPLVRLADAWPSVLRQRGFRLYAAVVENGLPYSAVDWHVPLAIILGNEGNGLNLETLVGAEPITIPMSPAANSLNVSMAGTVLAFHAAYVRQSKELPIFPPARWR; encoded by the coding sequence ATGGTCGTCCAGCCGTTAGATTCCGCTGAGAATAAACTGATTCGGCAAATTAAGCGGTTTGCCACGAGCCATCATGCCCGCGTGAAAAACCAACGGACTGTGGTGGAAGGCGGACGCTTGATTGAGGAGGCATTGGGGGCGGGTTTCCGTCCCCATGTTGTCGTGTACAGTCCCCGCTGGGTGGCTAAACCGGACGGCCGTGCCATGATTCAGCGATTGGAAGCGGCCGGAGCGCGGCCCCTCTATATTACCGACCGGCTATTGGATTCGCTCTCTTCGCTGGAGGCGCCACCGGGCGTGATGGCGGTTGTCGATTTACCGCCCTGGCGATCGCTGGACGAGGTATTGGACCCCGATCCGGTCCCGTGGCTCATGGTCGCCGACGCCATCCAAGATCCGGGGAACCTGGGGACTCTGGTGCGGGCTGCGCTCGCCGCGGGAGCTCGGACCGTGGCGGTGACGCCGGGAACGGTGGAGCCGTTTAACCCCAAAACCATTCGGGCGTCGGCCGGGGCGATTTTTCGCTTGCCCTTGGTCCGCTTGGCGGACGCCTGGCCGAGTGTCTTGCGGCAGCGGGGCTTTCGTCTCTACGCGGCGGTCGTCGAGAACGGTTTGCCTTATAGTGCGGTGGATTGGCACGTGCCGTTGGCCATCATCCTCGGCAATGAAGGAAACGGACTGAATCTCGAGACCCTGGTCGGGGCGGAGCCGATTACCATTCCCATGTCACCGGCGGCCAATTCGCTGAATGTCTCGATGGCTGGCACCGTTTTGGCGTTTCATGCCGCCTATGTCCGCCAATCAAAAGAGTTACCGATTTTTCCCCCGGCTCGCTGGCGTTAA
- a CDS encoding phenylalanyl-tRNA synthetase beta subunit (PFAM: tRNA synthetase B5 domain; Ferredoxin-fold anticodon binding domain; B3/4 domain; Putative tRNA binding domain~TIGRFAM: phenylalanyl-tRNA synthetase, beta subunit, non-spirochete bacterial~COGs: COG0072 Phenylalanyl-tRNA synthetase beta subunit~HAMAP: Phenylalanyl-tRNA synthetase, class IIc, beta subunit, bacterial~InterProIPR004532:IPR002547:IPR005146:IPR005147:IPR 005121~KEGG: adg:Adeg_0541 phenylalanyl-tRNA synthetase, beta subunit~PFAM: B3/B4 tRNA-binding domain; tRNA-binding region; tRNA synthetase, B5; Phenylalanyl-tRNA synthetase, beta subunit, ferrodoxin-fold anticodon-binding~SPTR: Phenylalanyl-tRNA synthetase, beta subunit;~TIGRFAM: Phenylalanyl-tRNA synthetase, class IIc, beta subunit, bacterial) — MKLSHRWLARHLEAMPDPVRVQQGIEQLGIEVVGTSRFGHIFQTVELVEVISRVPHPDSDHLSLVDVRRGDGSVSRIVTGAANGFPGDRLWYGPPGTELPDGRVLERKSLRGVESPGMLLSAEELGFQATGGDLWVWSGPEPLGTRFLEVIGGEDLVYELEMTPSTASYLQSVRKIAEALAGLWGVTLKPLPSPFEYRQDPLARVEAEAACPRYGLVEMQVKPGKVSPLWMQALLRSIGLRVIHPAVDATNFVLWDLGEPLHAFDASQVELPITVRLAQPGETLTLLDGKTITLTPEDLVIADRVRALALAGVMGGQGSAVTENTRTIYLESAHFAAPGVFRSMRRHQLTTDAGLHFGKGTDPAMVDVAPTAVQILLAEAGALAETGRSQVIGYLPAARQIVIEPDRIAALLGVDWSWEKMAVALEGFGYRVTGFTVTVPRERHDVETEYDLAEDIARFYGMDAVPSRLPVMPLTYAARDVSRTFLERLRDRCTESGMMEVVTRTLSSPEREASLHIASWPPVMITNPLRDEERMLRRELLTSLLEVVRYNRARRDEPVNIFEVGAVFRRDGEEVVESYQLAMVLTLGSSPAYPSRPETTVHDLLARVIWITERLGWAVHAADATDAPDYLHPGRSVRLVDSDGVELGWLGELRPRIAELFQARRLAVLLMDIPAHVTLVTSTPRRISRFPSVVRDLSLVVPPTRRYAEVLQAIRDTGGQWLQEVGLIDRFVGDFGQSWTFRLVFQAPDRTLTDEAIDGEIQRILRHLEPLGITLRQ; from the coding sequence ATGAAATTGAGTCATCGCTGGCTCGCCCGCCATTTGGAGGCGATGCCGGACCCGGTTCGCGTGCAACAAGGGATTGAGCAACTGGGCATTGAAGTGGTGGGGACATCCCGTTTTGGGCACATCTTTCAGACGGTCGAATTGGTTGAAGTGATCTCCCGGGTTCCCCATCCGGATAGTGATCATTTGTCCCTGGTGGACGTCCGGCGGGGTGACGGATCGGTGTCCCGCATTGTGACCGGGGCGGCCAACGGGTTTCCCGGTGACCGGCTCTGGTACGGGCCGCCCGGTACCGAATTGCCCGACGGGCGGGTGTTGGAGCGAAAGTCGTTACGGGGCGTCGAATCCCCCGGGATGCTGTTGTCGGCCGAGGAATTGGGGTTTCAAGCGACGGGTGGCGATTTATGGGTGTGGTCGGGCCCGGAACCCTTGGGCACGCGCTTTTTAGAGGTGATCGGGGGAGAAGATCTCGTGTATGAACTCGAGATGACGCCCAGTACCGCCAGCTATTTACAAAGCGTGCGCAAAATCGCGGAGGCGTTGGCGGGACTGTGGGGCGTTACCCTAAAGCCCTTGCCGTCCCCCTTCGAATATCGGCAGGATCCCTTGGCTCGTGTCGAGGCGGAGGCGGCATGCCCCCGCTATGGTCTGGTGGAGATGCAGGTCAAGCCGGGGAAGGTCTCTCCGCTTTGGATGCAGGCGTTATTACGGAGTATCGGGCTTCGCGTGATCCATCCGGCGGTGGATGCGACCAACTTTGTTTTGTGGGATTTAGGCGAGCCGCTCCATGCGTTCGATGCGAGCCAAGTCGAGTTGCCCATCACTGTGCGGCTCGCCCAGCCGGGGGAAACCTTGACGCTTTTGGACGGGAAAACCATCACTCTGACGCCGGAAGACTTGGTCATTGCGGATCGCGTGCGGGCATTGGCGTTGGCGGGGGTCATGGGTGGACAAGGGTCGGCGGTGACCGAGAATACCCGTACCATTTACTTGGAATCGGCTCATTTCGCGGCCCCGGGGGTTTTTCGCAGTATGCGGCGGCACCAGTTGACGACCGATGCCGGTCTCCATTTTGGCAAAGGCACCGATCCCGCCATGGTCGATGTGGCCCCCACTGCGGTGCAGATTCTCTTGGCGGAGGCGGGAGCGCTGGCCGAAACGGGGCGGAGCCAAGTTATCGGGTATTTGCCGGCGGCCCGCCAGATCGTGATCGAACCCGATCGGATTGCGGCTCTCTTGGGCGTCGATTGGTCGTGGGAGAAGATGGCGGTGGCTTTAGAAGGATTTGGATATCGGGTGACGGGTTTTACGGTCACGGTGCCACGGGAACGGCATGACGTGGAGACCGAATATGACTTGGCCGAGGATATTGCCCGCTTTTACGGAATGGACGCGGTGCCGTCCCGCTTGCCGGTGATGCCGCTCACCTATGCCGCACGGGACGTTAGCCGCACGTTTTTGGAACGCTTGCGCGATCGCTGCACGGAAAGCGGGATGATGGAGGTGGTAACGCGCACCTTAAGCTCGCCTGAGCGGGAGGCCAGCTTACACATCGCCTCCTGGCCCCCGGTGATGATTACCAATCCGCTACGGGATGAAGAGCGCATGTTGCGCCGGGAGCTATTAACCAGTTTATTGGAAGTGGTGCGGTATAACCGGGCACGGCGGGACGAACCGGTGAACATTTTTGAGGTGGGGGCGGTCTTTCGTCGTGACGGGGAGGAAGTGGTGGAATCTTACCAGCTGGCCATGGTATTGACCTTGGGGTCAAGCCCGGCCTATCCCTCCCGACCCGAAACAACCGTCCATGACTTGTTGGCGCGAGTGATTTGGATAACGGAGCGCTTAGGATGGGCCGTTCATGCCGCGGATGCGACGGATGCGCCCGATTACTTACATCCGGGGAGGTCCGTGCGCCTGGTGGACTCGGACGGCGTTGAGCTGGGGTGGCTCGGCGAATTGCGGCCCCGCATTGCCGAGTTGTTCCAGGCACGGCGGTTAGCGGTTTTGTTAATGGACATTCCGGCTCACGTGACGTTGGTGACAAGCACCCCGCGTCGTATCTCCCGATTTCCGAGCGTGGTGCGCGATTTGTCGCTGGTGGTTCCGCCCACGCGGCGCTATGCAGAGGTGTTGCAGGCTATCCGAGACACTGGCGGCCAATGGTTGCAGGAGGTCGGGCTCATCGATCGATTTGTCGGGGATTTTGGCCAATCGTGGACTTTCCGGCTGGTATTTCAAGCGCCTGATCGAACGTTGACCGACGAAGCCATCGATGGCGAAATCCAAAGAATTTTGCGTCATCTGGAACCGCTGGGCATCACGCTCCGACAATAA
- a CDS encoding 50S ribosomal protein L35 (PFAM: Ribosomal protein L35~TIGRFAM: ribosomal protein L35~HAMAP: Ribosomal protein L35~InterPro IPR001706~KEGG: toc:Toce_1403 LSU ribosomal protein L35P~PFAM: Ribosomal protein L35~SPTR: 50S ribosomal protein L35;~TIGRFAM: Ribosomal protein L35), with the protein MPKMKTHRGAAKRITLTGRGKAKRHRAGKSHLLVHKSADRRRRLRGSQVLSDADQHRVKRLLPYQ; encoded by the coding sequence ATGCCCAAAATGAAAACGCATCGGGGAGCGGCCAAGCGCATTACGTTAACCGGGCGCGGCAAGGCCAAACGTCATCGGGCCGGTAAAAGCCATTTACTCGTCCATAAGTCGGCCGATCGCCGGCGACGGTTGCGGGGGTCTCAGGTGTTGTCGGACGCCGATCAACACCGGGTAAAGCGGCTATTGCCCTATCAGTAA
- a CDS encoding LSU ribosomal protein L20P (PFAM: Ribosomal protein L20~TIGRFAM: ribosomal protein L20~COGs: COG0292 Ribosomal protein L20~HAMAP: Ribosomal protein L20~InterPro IPR005813~KEGG: mta:Moth_1756 50S ribosomal protein L20~PFAM: Ribosomal protein L20~SPTR: 50S ribosomal protein L20;~TIGRFAM: Ribosomal protein L20), translating to MARVKNGFVRHRRHKKILKLARGYRGARSRHFRPANEQVMHSLWYAYQHRRTRKRDFRRLWITRINAAARMNGLSYSRLMNGLKRAGIGLDRKVLADLAVHDMDSFRMLVDKAKQAL from the coding sequence ATGGCACGAGTCAAAAATGGGTTTGTCCGGCACCGCCGGCACAAAAAGATTTTGAAATTGGCCCGGGGATACCGGGGAGCACGTTCACGGCATTTCCGGCCGGCAAATGAGCAGGTCATGCACAGTTTGTGGTATGCCTACCAACACCGGCGTACCCGCAAGCGTGACTTTCGACGCCTGTGGATTACCCGGATTAACGCGGCTGCCCGGATGAACGGATTGTCGTACAGTCGGTTGATGAATGGGTTGAAACGGGCCGGCATCGGACTCGACCGTAAAGTCTTGGCGGATTTGGCGGTCCATGACATGGATAGCTTCCGGATGCTGGTGGATAAAGCCAAGCAAGCTTTATAG
- a CDS encoding natural resistance-associated macrophage protein (PFAM: Natural resistance-associated macrophage protein~COGs: COG1914 Mn2+ and Fe2+ transporter of the NRAMP family~KEGG: aac:Aaci_2191 natural resistance-associated macrophage protein~SPTR: Natural resistance-associated macrophage protein) codes for MSTRTSIEPPSPPPVRRPKLRWRLLLAVIGPGVLAMMGDNDAGGVISYLVTGVTFGVSFFIPLVLMLGGVTYIVQEMSMRLGAVTRTGYARLVFQRFGRGWGYYHLATLTLENVITLITEFIGMTAGLVLLGLPLWAADGLALALLASITVTTGYATKERIALVVSGLNAVFLALVLAVHPHWGHIAIAMWHFPRGFRGSTVIWYAIATVGNALAPWMIFFEGSATIDKGRTASAIRRGRADTLMGAILQVTVAALIIVIGASLHGTLAQITATGPATLIRALDHRYGQWAALLLGFGIFNAGFLAAITISLSSSWTVAEAFGWARSLNQSPRQAPGFYFIYFGSLTLAAAVMLIPGMPFNLLAVIAQVIGGVLIAPILVFLVVFTSDASLMGGYRNAPLVRILGWGVVFLIGGLSLATLWSSFHAWL; via the coding sequence ATGTCAACCCGAACCTCGATCGAACCTCCGTCCCCGCCCCCCGTACGGCGCCCCAAACTGCGCTGGCGGCTCTTGCTCGCCGTCATTGGCCCGGGAGTCCTGGCCATGATGGGTGATAACGATGCCGGCGGCGTGATTTCCTATTTAGTGACCGGAGTCACTTTTGGCGTCAGTTTTTTTATCCCGCTGGTGTTGATGCTTGGGGGCGTCACCTACATTGTGCAAGAAATGAGCATGCGGTTGGGCGCGGTAACCCGCACGGGCTATGCCCGGCTCGTGTTTCAACGGTTTGGCCGAGGTTGGGGCTATTATCACTTGGCCACCTTAACCCTGGAAAATGTCATTACGCTGATTACCGAATTTATCGGAATGACCGCCGGCTTGGTATTATTGGGACTGCCGCTGTGGGCAGCCGACGGATTAGCCCTGGCCTTACTTGCCTCCATCACCGTGACCACCGGATACGCCACCAAAGAGCGTATAGCTCTGGTCGTCAGCGGGCTTAACGCGGTATTTTTGGCACTCGTCCTCGCCGTCCATCCCCATTGGGGCCACATCGCAATCGCCATGTGGCATTTTCCTCGGGGATTTCGTGGCTCCACCGTGATTTGGTATGCCATTGCCACGGTAGGGAATGCGTTGGCGCCTTGGATGATCTTTTTTGAGGGAAGTGCCACCATCGATAAAGGACGCACGGCCTCCGCCATCCGTCGGGGACGGGCCGATACCTTAATGGGGGCCATTTTGCAGGTGACCGTCGCCGCTTTGATCATCGTCATCGGTGCCAGCCTGCACGGAACCCTCGCCCAAATCACCGCCACCGGTCCGGCTACCCTAATCCGGGCGCTCGATCATCGTTATGGGCAATGGGCGGCCCTTTTATTGGGGTTTGGCATCTTTAACGCCGGATTTCTTGCCGCCATCACGATTTCCCTCTCGTCGTCCTGGACGGTGGCGGAAGCCTTTGGTTGGGCCCGTAGCCTTAACCAATCCCCCCGACAAGCCCCCGGTTTTTATTTCATCTATTTTGGCAGTCTGACACTGGCCGCCGCGGTCATGCTGATTCCGGGAATGCCGTTTAATTTGCTGGCGGTCATCGCTCAAGTGATTGGGGGCGTACTCATTGCCCCGATTTTAGTATTCTTGGTTGTCTTTACGAGTGACGCCTCCCTCATGGGGGGCTATCGCAATGCTCCGTTGGTGCGCATCCTGGGCTGGGGAGTCGTGTTCCTGATCGGTGGCCTCTCCCTCGCCACCCTATGGTCGTCGTTTCACGCCTGGCTTTAA
- a CDS encoding cell division protein ZapA (PFAM: Cell division protein ZapA~InterPro IPR007838~KEGG: tjr:TherJR_1869 protein of unknown function DUF710~PFAM: Cell division protein ZapA-like~SPTR: Putative uncharacterized protein) yields the protein MSDQVRTTVTIYGEDYQLIGDLPESVVKALANHVDSQIRVLASRNPRVSVNRLAVLTALNLAAEYFELQEEHQKLVQEMQQQWRAKRGVKNAGS from the coding sequence GTGAGCGACCAAGTTCGGACGACGGTGACGATTTATGGCGAAGACTATCAATTGATCGGAGATTTGCCGGAATCGGTCGTAAAAGCCTTGGCTAATCATGTCGATAGTCAGATTCGGGTGCTCGCCTCGCGTAACCCGCGGGTCAGCGTCAACCGGTTGGCCGTTCTGACCGCGCTCAATTTAGCCGCGGAATACTTTGAGCTCCAAGAAGAGCACCAGAAGTTGGTGCAAGAAATGCAACAACAATGGCGCGCGAAACGCGGCGTCAAAAACGCCGGTTCTTAG
- a CDS encoding Phenylalanyl-tRNA synthetase alpha chain (PFAM: tRNA synthetases class II core domain (F); Aminoacyl tRNA synthetase class II, N-terminal domain~TIGRFAM: phenylalanyl-tRNA synthetase, alpha subunit~COGs: COG0016 Phenylalanyl-tRNA synthetase alpha subunit~HAMAP: Phenylalanyl-tRNA synthetase alpha chain~InterPro IPR004188:IPR002319:IPR004529~KEGG: adg:Adeg_0540 phenylalanyl-tRNA synthetase, alpha subunit~PFAM: Phenylalanyl-tRNA synthetase alpha chain; Phenylalanyl-tRNA synthetase, class II, N-terminal~SPTR: Phenylalanyl-tRNA synthetase alpha chain;~TIGRFAM: Phenylalanyl-tRNA synthetase, class IIc, alpha subunit), with protein sequence MAEAIELARILDEIEHVHDLRQLDAVRHQWVGRKGWLTEQMKALSQLPPEERRQRGQMLNQWRAAIVEKLETKEAWLNEQAERERLVEETLDMSWPGRVPEVGLLHPMTRVRRRIEDVLMRMGFSLAYGPQVETEWYNFEALNILPDHPARDMQDSFFVDIPHLVLRTHTSPVQIRSMQAHQGRLPVKIAAPGFTYRRDDDATHVPMFQQVEGLLIDRGIGLADLKGTLNLLAGALFGESIGTRFRSSYFPFTEPSVEMDVTCAVCGGEGCRVCKETGWVEILGAGVVHPQVLKNGGYDPAHVSGFAFGLGIERVTMRIFGVDDLRLLYQNDLRYLAQFVSGGGSDLP encoded by the coding sequence ATGGCAGAGGCGATTGAGTTAGCCCGTATCCTGGACGAGATAGAACACGTTCATGATCTGCGCCAACTGGACGCGGTGCGGCATCAATGGGTGGGCCGTAAAGGCTGGTTGACCGAACAGATGAAGGCGCTAAGCCAGTTACCGCCCGAAGAACGGCGTCAACGTGGGCAAATGCTCAATCAATGGCGTGCCGCCATTGTAGAAAAGCTCGAGACGAAAGAGGCATGGCTGAACGAGCAGGCGGAACGGGAGCGCTTGGTGGAGGAGACGCTCGACATGAGCTGGCCCGGGCGAGTGCCCGAGGTGGGGCTGCTGCACCCGATGACCCGTGTCCGCCGGCGCATCGAAGACGTGTTGATGCGGATGGGATTTTCTCTAGCCTATGGCCCGCAAGTGGAAACCGAATGGTATAACTTTGAAGCCCTTAACATATTGCCCGATCATCCCGCGCGGGATATGCAGGACTCGTTTTTTGTCGACATCCCCCATCTGGTTTTGCGGACGCACACCTCGCCGGTCCAAATTCGTTCCATGCAGGCCCATCAAGGCCGTTTGCCGGTAAAAATCGCGGCTCCCGGTTTTACCTATCGACGGGATGACGATGCGACCCATGTGCCGATGTTTCAGCAAGTGGAAGGTTTGCTGATTGACCGCGGTATTGGTCTAGCCGATTTAAAAGGCACGCTGAATCTTTTAGCCGGTGCCTTGTTTGGGGAGAGCATCGGAACCCGCTTTCGGTCGAGTTACTTTCCGTTTACGGAGCCGTCGGTGGAAATGGATGTTACATGCGCCGTCTGTGGCGGTGAGGGCTGCCGGGTGTGTAAAGAAACGGGTTGGGTAGAAATTTTGGGGGCCGGAGTGGTGCATCCCCAGGTGCTGAAAAATGGGGGCTACGATCCCGCCCATGTGTCGGGATTCGCGTTTGGATTGGGGATTGAGCGGGTGACCATGCGAATTTTTGGGGTTGACGATTTGCGCCTGTTATATCAAAACGACTTACGGTATTTGGCCCAGTTTGTGAGCGGAGGAGGCAGTGATTTACCATGA